The proteins below come from a single Aphanothece sacrum FPU1 genomic window:
- a CDS encoding DUF433 domain-containing protein: protein MERISVNPQIHFGKPCIKGTRITVQSILELLKEGISFDTIIQDYYPDLQVEDIRACLRYAIALIAAEDISIVSV from the coding sequence ATGGAAAGAATTTCAGTTAACCCTCAAATCCACTTTGGTAAGCCTTGTATAAAAGGTACACGAATTACAGTACAGAGCATTCTTGAACTTCTTAAGGAAGGAATCTCCTTTGATACCATTATTCAAGATTACTATCCTGACTTGCAGGTTGAAGATATTCGGGCTTGTCTTCGTTATGCAATTGCATTGATAGCGGCTGAAGACATTTCTATCGTTTCAGTCTAA
- a CDS encoding DUF5615 family PIN-like protein, with amino-acid sequence MKFLLDQDVYFITAKCLSDAGHDVVLVAQLGLSQGSDEEILRQAQEQKRILVTRDRDYGNLVFVRGMGIGVIYLRILPTTINSLHSELERILQTYSEEELLKAFVVVQPDGHRFRTLS; translated from the coding sequence ATGAAATTTCTACTTGATCAAGATGTTTACTTTATCACAGCAAAATGCTTGAGTGATGCTGGACATGATGTAGTTCTGGTGGCTCAACTTGGACTGTCACAAGGGAGTGATGAAGAAATACTTAGGCAAGCACAAGAACAGAAGCGAATTCTTGTTACCCGCGATAGGGACTATGGAAATCTCGTTTTTGTTAGAGGAATGGGAATTGGTGTCATTTATCTCCGAATTTTGCCGACAACTATAAATTCCTTACACAGCGAACTAGAGCGAATTTTACAGACTTATTCTGAAGAAGAATTACTAAAAGCCTTTGTGGTTGTACAACCCGATGGTCATAGATTTAGAACCCTATCGTAA
- a CDS encoding photosystem II protein, Psb35-related: MLTLVIALLVVGWVAAAVIGTQAYFRGEQTKPIHERNWRSESFEVLAKSVTGETTDYSKRVLGFQMDAYGSENLPTR, translated from the coding sequence ATGTTAACCCTAGTTATTGCTTTATTAGTTGTTGGTTGGGTGGCGGCTGCAGTCATCGGTACTCAAGCTTATTTTCGAGGCGAACAAACCAAGCCTATTCATGAAAGAAACTGGCGTTCTGAGTCTTTTGAGGTCTTAGCTAAGTCCGTCACCGGAGAAACGACGGACTATAGTAAACGAGTTTTAGGTTTTCAAATGGATGCTTATGGCAGCGAAAACCTACCTACTCGCTAG
- a CDS encoding 3'(2'),5'-bisphosphate nucleotidase CysQ family protein, translating into MLDLTQTKKLAEIEAITRSVGWGAANILRSYYRGEVNQGNLAINEDKKDGPVTAADIAANHYILTKLQAVFDTDTFGYLSEETHQGTDPIAKDWVWIIDPLDGTRDFIDKTGEYALHIALAYQGRPVVAVVAIPEAEKLYFASKGHGTFVETPDGTVNQISVSDRNQVENLCLVVSRTHRDDRFQALIEALPLKDRLYMGSVGGKIATILEKTSDVYISLSGKSAAKDWDFAAPELILTEAGGKFTHFNGDPLTYNRGDVRQWGGLLASNGHCHELLCQQSLDILAKIDGKASK; encoded by the coding sequence ATTTTGGATCTAACACAGACGAAAAAATTAGCAGAAATTGAAGCGATCACCCGTTCTGTAGGTTGGGGGGCCGCTAACATTCTCCGTTCATATTATCGTGGAGAAGTAAATCAAGGTAATTTAGCTATTAATGAAGATAAAAAAGATGGGCCGGTGACGGCGGCTGATATTGCCGCAAATCACTATATTTTAACTAAATTACAAGCTGTTTTCGACACCGATACCTTTGGTTATCTCAGTGAGGAAACCCACCAAGGAACTGACCCCATTGCTAAAGACTGGGTTTGGATCATCGATCCTTTGGACGGAACTAGGGATTTTATCGATAAAACGGGAGAATATGCCCTACATATTGCCCTAGCTTATCAAGGCCGTCCCGTAGTCGCTGTAGTGGCTATTCCTGAAGCAGAAAAGCTATATTTCGCCAGCAAAGGTCACGGAACCTTTGTCGAAACCCCGGACGGAACGGTTAACCAGATCAGTGTCTCAGATCGTAACCAAGTTGAGAATTTATGCTTAGTCGTCAGTCGTACTCACCGAGATGACCGTTTTCAGGCGTTGATCGAGGCCTTACCCCTCAAAGATCGTCTGTATATGGGCAGTGTTGGGGGTAAAATTGCCACTATCCTCGAAAAAACCTCCGATGTCTATATATCTCTATCTGGTAAGTCTGCGGCTAAAGATTGGGATTTTGCGGCACCAGAGTTAATTTTAACGGAAGCAGGCGGAAAATTCACCCATTTTAACGGCGATCCTCTAACCTATAACCGAGGAGATGTCAGACAATGGGGAGGGTTGTTAGCTAGTAATGGTCATTGTCACGAACTTCTTTGTCAACAGTCTTTAGATATTTTGGCTAAAATTGACGGAAAAGCCTCAAAATAG
- a CDS encoding tetratricopeptide repeat protein: protein MNHNLPKKSQYRGLILLRTYNFSPITYLLYLKIAILTTFFLESPLWGKTVNHLSLEIKPNFISQNYSSDPNLNDLLIEGMEKGIKGDYQGAIANFTQVITINRYEVEAYYNRGLAYGKINNYQAAIADFEKALSLDKELAEVYLERAKISIILGNKTQAIADFKTAAQLFKKQGNNYDYQETQKLLNSLN from the coding sequence ATGAATCATAACTTACCAAAAAAAAGTCAATATAGGGGCTTAATATTATTAAGAACTTATAATTTTTCTCCGATCACTTATCTGTTATACTTGAAAATAGCGATATTAACTACCTTTTTTTTAGAAAGTCCTCTGTGGGGTAAAACCGTTAATCATCTATCTTTAGAGATAAAACCTAATTTTATCTCTCAAAATTACAGTTCAGATCCTAACTTAAATGACTTATTAATTGAAGGTATGGAAAAAGGAATTAAAGGAGATTATCAAGGGGCAATCGCTAATTTTACTCAAGTTATTACTATTAATCGTTACGAAGTTGAAGCCTATTATAATAGGGGTCTGGCCTATGGTAAAATCAATAATTATCAAGCAGCGATCGCTGACTTTGAAAAAGCTTTATCTCTTGATAAAGAATTGGCAGAAGTTTATCTAGAAAGAGCAAAAATTAGTATCATATTAGGAAATAAAACTCAAGCGATCGCTGATTTTAAAACCGCCGCCCAACTATTTAAAAAACAAGGAAATAATTATGATTATCAAGAAACGCAAAAACTGCTGAATAGTCTAAATTGA
- a CDS encoding vWA domain-containing protein, whose product MKSKDPLFERIKLTYQRIKNTFCQTFKAWFLVGMCLTLLWGCLAGVPQADSFDSAYKILQNNIIPKINVQNNIIPDEVALRYAIDNTAEPLPPINKYPIYGAQPTQDTNIVYLEIFGSPEKANATKEDERWFVDVIEKFNQQKNKTSSGKIIQVGVRNIPSGIGQQMIAAKVVKPAGYTPSHDLWIQMLKSAGIEPININKALLPSNAGIVLNEQVKQEIFGNKEVTFDDVLDAILARKITIGYTNPYASSTGLNLLYTIFWRAAGHDKDGKPLTIADLQSPQVNSIFTGFQKQVLLTALTTTDLKEIFLRDPKKLPAFSIDYLSYATLKQLPEFAKTSYIPFGVPHNSPLVGFSWNTPDQQEGLKKLAQFATSEQMQKLAPQKGKEVTEYLQKNEFPPLPSGNVLTRGQAFWKQQKDSGKTVYLMAVIDTSGSMDGEPLNAVKEGLNIASKEINTGNYIGLITYGDTPNELVPLVPFDELQHKRLLAGIDSLRADGATAMYDGVMVALSKLMEQKKANPDGRFYLLLLTDGAVNQGFTFKDISSIIEYSGVRVYPIAYGEVNEQELQSIAALRESTVKKGNPENVKDLLKELFQTNL is encoded by the coding sequence ATGAAAAGTAAGGACCCGTTATTTGAGAGAATTAAATTAACTTATCAACGGATTAAAAATACCTTTTGTCAAACATTTAAGGCTTGGTTTTTAGTAGGAATGTGTTTAACCTTATTATGGGGATGTTTAGCAGGAGTTCCCCAAGCAGACTCTTTTGATAGTGCTTATAAAATCTTACAAAATAATATAATTCCTAAAATTAATGTCCAAAATAATATTATTCCTGATGAAGTAGCCTTACGTTATGCTATTGATAATACTGCGGAACCTTTACCTCCTATTAATAAATATCCAATTTATGGGGCCCAACCTACTCAAGATACTAATATTGTCTATCTAGAAATCTTCGGTTCTCCTGAAAAAGCAAACGCAACTAAGGAAGATGAACGATGGTTTGTTGATGTCATAGAAAAGTTTAATCAACAAAAAAATAAAACCAGTTCAGGAAAAATTATTCAAGTTGGTGTGCGAAATATTCCCTCTGGAATTGGTCAACAAATGATTGCCGCTAAAGTAGTTAAACCGGCCGGTTATACACCCTCTCATGACTTGTGGATACAGATGTTAAAAAGTGCCGGAATTGAGCCAATTAATATTAATAAAGCTTTACTTCCTAGTAATGCAGGAATTGTACTTAATGAGCAAGTTAAACAAGAAATTTTTGGCAATAAAGAAGTAACATTTGATGATGTATTAGATGCTATTTTAGCTAGAAAAATTACTATTGGTTATACAAATCCTTATGCTAGTTCTACCGGACTTAATTTACTTTATACTATCTTTTGGCGAGCAGCAGGTCATGATAAAGATGGCAAACCGTTAACCATTGCTGACTTACAATCACCTCAAGTTAATTCTATTTTTACAGGGTTTCAAAAGCAAGTATTACTAACAGCATTAACCACAACAGATCTAAAAGAAATATTTCTCAGAGATCCTAAAAAATTACCAGCTTTTTCTATTGATTATCTCAGTTATGCCACATTGAAACAATTACCAGAATTTGCCAAAACCAGTTATATTCCCTTTGGGGTTCCTCATAATAGTCCCTTAGTTGGTTTCTCCTGGAATACCCCTGATCAACAAGAAGGATTAAAAAAATTGGCTCAATTTGCAACTTCTGAACAGATGCAAAAATTAGCACCACAAAAAGGGAAAGAAGTCACCGAATATTTACAAAAAAATGAATTTCCTCCTCTACCAAGTGGAAATGTTTTAACCAGGGGTCAAGCATTTTGGAAACAACAAAAAGATTCTGGTAAAACAGTTTATTTAATGGCAGTTATTGATACCAGTGGTTCAATGGATGGAGAACCTTTAAACGCTGTTAAAGAAGGCTTAAACATTGCGAGTAAAGAAATTAATACAGGTAATTATATTGGGTTAATAACCTATGGAGATACCCCTAATGAATTAGTTCCTTTGGTCCCTTTTGATGAACTCCAACATAAACGGTTGCTTGCAGGTATTGATAGTTTACGGGCTGATGGTGCAACCGCCATGTATGATGGTGTTATGGTAGCTTTATCTAAACTAATGGAACAGAAAAAAGCAAATCCTGATGGACGATTTTATTTGTTATTATTAACGGATGGAGCAGTTAATCAAGGCTTTACTTTTAAAGATATTAGTTCTATTATAGAATATAGTGGTGTGCGAGTTTATCCTATTGCTTATGGAGAAGTAAATGAACAAGAATTACAATCAATTGCTGCCTTAAGAGAGTCTACTGTTAAAAAAGGAAACCCCGAAAATGTTAAAGACTTACTCAAAGAATTATTCCAAACAAATCTGTAA
- the miaB gene encoding tRNA (N6-isopentenyl adenosine(37)-C2)-methylthiotransferase MiaB produces the protein MTTSQRHYHITTFGCQMNKADSERMAGILENMGFVWSEDPNGADLILYNTCTIRDNAEQKVYSYLGRQAKRKQENPNLTLIVAGCVAQQEGEKILRRVPELDLVMGPQHANRLEDLLQQVFDGNQVVATDPIHIIEDITKPRRDSTVTAWVNIIYGCNERCSYCVVPNVRGIEQSRTPEAIYAEMELLGKQGYKEITLLGQNIDAYGRDLPGVTETGRHQHTLTDLLYKVHDIRGIERLRFATSHPRYFTERLIRACQELPKVCEHFHIPFQSGDNDILKAMKRGYTHEKYRQIITKIREYMPDASISADAIVGFPGETEKQFENTLKLVEEIGFDQLNTAAYSPRPATPAALWDNQLSEQEKSDRLQRLNHLVAQKAAERSQRYLGRIEEVLVEDQNPKQTSQVMGRTGGNRLTFFNGNIEELKGKIVKVEITEVRAFSLTGKLVK, from the coding sequence ATGACCACTTCTCAACGCCATTACCATATAACAACTTTTGGTTGTCAGATGAATAAAGCAGATTCAGAACGCATGGCAGGTATTCTAGAAAATATGGGGTTTGTCTGGTCAGAAGATCCCAATGGGGCCGATTTAATCCTTTATAATACTTGTACCATTCGAGATAATGCCGAACAAAAAGTTTATTCTTATTTAGGAAGACAAGCAAAAAGAAAACAAGAAAATCCTAATTTAACTTTAATTGTAGCTGGTTGTGTTGCTCAACAAGAAGGAGAAAAAATATTAAGACGAGTTCCCGAATTAGACTTAGTAATGGGGCCCCAACACGCTAACCGTTTAGAAGATTTATTACAACAAGTTTTTGACGGAAATCAAGTGGTTGCCACTGACCCTATTCATATTATAGAAGATATCACAAAACCTCGTCGAGATAGTACCGTAACCGCTTGGGTTAATATTATTTACGGCTGTAATGAACGGTGTAGTTATTGTGTTGTTCCTAATGTTAGAGGAATCGAACAATCTCGCACACCAGAAGCTATTTATGCGGAAATGGAACTATTAGGAAAACAAGGATATAAAGAGATTACTTTATTAGGTCAAAATATTGATGCTTATGGACGAGATTTACCCGGAGTTACTGAAACAGGAAGACATCAACATACCTTAACAGATTTATTATATAAAGTCCATGATATTCGAGGCATTGAAAGACTAAGATTTGCCACCAGTCACCCTCGTTATTTCACAGAAAGATTGATTCGTGCTTGTCAAGAATTACCAAAAGTTTGTGAGCATTTTCATATTCCTTTTCAGTCAGGAGATAATGACATTTTAAAAGCCATGAAACGAGGTTATACTCATGAAAAATATCGGCAAATTATTACTAAAATCAGAGAATATATGCCCGATGCTTCTATTAGTGCTGATGCCATAGTTGGCTTTCCTGGCGAAACAGAAAAACAGTTTGAAAATACTTTAAAATTAGTCGAAGAAATCGGCTTTGATCAACTCAATACTGCCGCTTATTCTCCTCGTCCTGCTACTCCTGCTGCTTTGTGGGATAATCAATTAAGTGAACAAGAAAAAAGCGATCGCTTACAAAGATTAAATCATTTAGTTGCCCAAAAAGCAGCCGAACGTTCTCAACGTTATTTAGGGAGGATAGAAGAAGTATTAGTCGAAGATCAAAACCCTAAACAGACGAGTCAAGTAATGGGGAGAACTGGAGGCAACCGATTGACATTTTTTAATGGTAATATTGAGGAATTAAAAGGTAAAATAGTCAAAGTAGAAATTACAGAAGTTCGGGCGTTTAGTTTAACCGGAAAATTAGTTAAGTAG
- a CDS encoding EAL domain-containing protein, whose amino-acid sequence MIVKIHQAIRFLVAAIQRTGQFSPVSKSVSSDRSLKALKTPFWLCYGPSLMVSSVVVTLLLIGLKQSGRLQFLELVNYDQMVRLLPDLSHDPRLLLVTVTEEDIKQQKQWPLSDQVLAQLLKSLQTHSPSVIGLDIYRDIPHEPGTQALYQQLQANNIVVVKQLPDGESQEIPPPPNTSPNQVGFSDVMIDPDNVVRRNLMYVQSPSGKVKEYSFALQISLKYLENQDKTLVVTPDALQIGQAKFNRLKADSGGYQLPPGEATGWQTLLKYRGPQVARQVTLQEVLEGQIDPNWVKDKIVLIGVTAPSNKDTFPTPYSATSTREFEMAGVTLHGQMVSQILDGVLQGDGQFWFWPQWLEWLWIWVWSFLAGILVWQYNRLWSLTIAVAIAILSLWGICFIALTQSVWIPFISPLLGLMLCSTGVLAYKVIYRTYHDLLTGLPNRRLFIRQLNQLNHRKALIKGNLVAVLLIDLDRFKTINDGLGHEAGDYLLYETSQRIKKRLNSSDNLSRVGGDEFAICLKSIVNAQDVTILAEQLQQDLIQPFFLQGEEIYTTISIGIAFSQTDQKFNANELLRYADIAMYRAKELGTARNEIFVSGMDTQAVQRWQLETDLRLGLKHQEFRLYYQPIISLKTKKIAGFEALVRWQSSKRGFVSPGDFIPVAEETGLIVPLGKWILEEACRQVSDWHEKFPHISPLIMSVNLSGRQFAQPDLVKQIQDVLDGAKIDGDRIKLEITESMMMNDVESAIELLKRLKGLGLRISIDDFGTGYSSLSYLHRFPIDTLKVDRSFVGRMEEGKDNEKYIQIVRTIVSLGHNLDLDVIAEGLETESQVKILEDLNCEYGQGYFFSKPLSREDAEDLLVKNPEW is encoded by the coding sequence GTGATAGTTAAGATCCATCAGGCAATTCGTTTCCTCGTCGCGGCTATTCAAAGAACTGGCCAATTTTCCCCAGTAAGTAAGAGTGTGTCGAGTGATAGATCCCTCAAAGCGTTGAAGACTCCTTTTTGGTTATGTTACGGACCTTCCCTGATGGTGTCTAGTGTTGTGGTGACGTTACTCTTAATTGGTTTAAAACAATCAGGTCGTTTACAATTCCTAGAACTGGTAAATTACGACCAGATGGTCAGATTATTGCCAGATCTCTCCCATGATCCTCGTTTGTTATTGGTAACGGTTACGGAAGAAGATATTAAACAACAAAAACAATGGCCTCTTTCTGATCAAGTTTTAGCTCAATTATTAAAGTCTCTACAAACCCATAGTCCTAGTGTTATTGGTCTAGATATTTATCGAGACATTCCCCACGAACCAGGGACACAAGCACTTTATCAACAATTACAAGCCAATAATATTGTAGTAGTTAAGCAACTCCCCGACGGAGAGAGTCAAGAGATTCCCCCCCCACCTAATACATCTCCCAATCAAGTAGGATTTAGTGATGTAATGATTGATCCTGATAATGTGGTACGTCGCAATTTGATGTATGTTCAATCTCCTTCAGGAAAGGTCAAAGAATACTCATTCGCCCTGCAAATCAGTCTAAAATATCTAGAAAACCAAGATAAAACCTTAGTAGTCACACCCGATGCACTGCAAATTGGTCAGGCTAAATTTAATCGTCTTAAAGCTGATTCTGGAGGCTATCAACTGCCTCCAGGAGAGGCCACAGGTTGGCAAACTTTATTAAAGTATCGAGGCCCCCAGGTGGCTCGACAAGTGACCTTACAAGAGGTATTAGAGGGGCAGATTGATCCCAATTGGGTCAAAGATAAAATCGTTTTGATAGGAGTGACAGCACCTAGTAATAAAGATACTTTCCCCACTCCCTACAGTGCCACCTCAACCAGAGAGTTTGAGATGGCCGGGGTTACGCTTCATGGCCAAATGGTGAGTCAAATTCTCGATGGGGTTTTGCAAGGAGATGGTCAGTTTTGGTTCTGGCCCCAATGGTTAGAATGGCTCTGGATATGGGTTTGGTCTTTTTTGGCAGGGATCTTAGTTTGGCAATACAATCGTCTGTGGAGCTTAACTATTGCCGTAGCGATCGCCATTTTAAGTTTATGGGGTATTTGTTTCATTGCCTTGACTCAATCGGTCTGGATTCCGTTTATTTCCCCTTTATTGGGATTAATGCTTTGTAGTACTGGAGTTTTGGCTTATAAAGTCATTTATCGAACCTATCATGATCTGTTAACCGGACTACCTAACCGACGTTTATTTATTCGACAACTTAATCAACTTAATCACAGAAAAGCCTTGATAAAAGGGAATTTAGTGGCGGTTTTATTGATTGATTTAGATAGGTTTAAAACTATCAATGATGGGTTAGGCCATGAAGCTGGAGATTATCTACTCTACGAAACCTCTCAACGTATAAAAAAACGTCTTAATTCTTCTGATAATTTGAGTCGAGTCGGGGGAGATGAGTTTGCTATCTGCTTAAAATCTATTGTTAATGCTCAGGATGTGACGATTTTGGCCGAACAATTACAACAAGATTTAATCCAACCGTTTTTTTTGCAAGGAGAAGAAATTTATACGACTATTAGCATTGGCATTGCTTTTAGTCAAACAGATCAAAAGTTTAATGCTAATGAATTATTGCGTTATGCGGATATTGCTATGTATCGGGCTAAAGAATTGGGAACCGCTCGTAATGAGATATTTGTCTCAGGAATGGATACTCAAGCGGTGCAGCGTTGGCAATTAGAAACAGATTTACGTTTGGGTTTAAAACATCAAGAATTTCGTCTTTATTATCAACCAATTATCTCCTTAAAAACTAAAAAAATTGCAGGCTTTGAAGCCTTAGTTCGTTGGCAATCTTCTAAACGAGGATTTGTTTCTCCAGGAGATTTTATTCCTGTTGCCGAAGAAACTGGATTAATTGTACCTTTAGGTAAATGGATTTTGGAGGAAGCTTGTCGTCAAGTTAGTGATTGGCATGAAAAATTTCCCCATATTTCTCCCTTAATTATGAGTGTTAATTTATCGGGTCGTCAGTTTGCTCAACCAGATTTAGTTAAGCAAATTCAAGATGTTTTAGATGGGGCTAAAATTGATGGCGATCGCATAAAATTAGAGATTACTGAAAGCATGATGATGAATGATGTTGAATCGGCGATAGAATTACTTAAACGACTCAAAGGATTAGGTTTAAGGATTAGTATTGATGATTTTGGCACAGGATATTCTTCTTTGAGTTATCTCCATCGTTTTCCTATTGATACTCTTAAGGTTGATCGTTCTTTTGTCGGTCGTATGGAAGAAGGAAAAGATAATGAAAAATATATCCAAATTGTGCGGACAATTGTGTCTTTGGGTCACAATTTAGATTTAGATGTGATTGCAGAAGGCCTCGAAACTGAATCCCAAGTTAAGATATTAGAAGACCTGAATTGTGAATATGGCCAGGGATATTTTTTCTCTAAACCCCTTTCTCGTGAAGATGCTGAGGACTTATTAGTAAAAAATCCAGAATGGTAA
- a CDS encoding DUF928 domain-containing protein, which yields MLNRTYRQIGYITMGVASILTLSLGDITAVVHAQTNSSSSSDSLSDVVPDRRKGGASRSSPSPTTAPADMLEAPERRKPAASRPLTNRCDFNPQEVIALIPRNLQGMTASNSPSLFFSVPSISSLTPIEIIVRGPKDELIYKKEFKGKGQAGIMSLQLPPLTKVEGQYHWYLSVICNQTDRAYDVVVEGLLQPIQINSTIAQQLEAATPAEKVKLYQSQNLWHETLTTLATLKISQPQDATTLSLWSDVLKSVDLDPAIAQQPLLPH from the coding sequence ATGTTAAATAGAACATACAGACAAATCGGCTATATCACAATGGGTGTAGCTTCTATCTTAACCCTGTCTTTAGGGGATATTACGGCAGTAGTTCACGCTCAAACTAATTCCAGTAGTAGCAGTGATTCTTTGTCGGATGTTGTGCCTGATCGCCGTAAAGGGGGGGCTAGTCGAAGCTCTCCATCTCCAACAACGGCTCCTGCTGATATGCTTGAAGCCCCGGAAAGACGTAAACCAGCCGCGAGTCGTCCCCTTACTAACCGATGCGATTTTAATCCCCAAGAAGTAATCGCCTTAATTCCTCGTAATTTACAGGGAATGACTGCTAGTAATTCTCCTAGCTTATTTTTCTCTGTTCCTTCTATTTCTTCATTAACTCCCATTGAGATTATTGTCAGGGGGCCAAAGGACGAATTAATCTATAAGAAAGAGTTTAAAGGTAAAGGGCAAGCCGGAATTATGAGTCTACAACTTCCCCCCTTAACTAAAGTTGAGGGTCAATATCATTGGTATTTATCGGTGATTTGTAATCAAACAGATCGAGCCTATGATGTGGTAGTAGAAGGGTTATTACAACCAATTCAAATTAATTCTACCATCGCTCAACAACTTGAAGCCGCAACCCCTGCCGAAAAAGTTAAACTCTATCAAAGTCAAAATCTTTGGCATGAAACCTTGACAACTTTAGCTACTCTCAAGATATCTCAGCCACAAGACGCGACTACCTTAAGCTTATGGAGTGATGTTCTCAAATCAGTCGATTTAGATCCGGCGATCGCTCAACAACCGTTACTTCCACATTGA
- a CDS encoding WecB/TagA/CpsF family glycosyltransferase, which produces MLTPLKTFSVLKLPIHLSDDYTHWLLECIKHNQGVHVVTLNAEMAMLAEQEPQVAQAIQEADLVIPDGAGVVIYLKFRRKQQKRCPGIELAESLIKQLGTNPQEFSIAFYGGKPGVTKAAATQWQQKIPNISIITSHGYLSPEEEITWQQTLKDKQPRLILVGLGVPRQEYWIRQHRYLCPQSIWIGVGGSFDIWSGTKTRAPKLLRENNLEWLYRLYQEPWRWRRMLALPQFLIKALLS; this is translated from the coding sequence ATGTTAACCCCTCTTAAAACCTTTTCTGTGCTAAAACTCCCTATACATCTGTCTGATGATTATACTCATTGGTTACTCGAATGTATTAAACATAATCAAGGGGTTCATGTGGTAACTTTAAATGCAGAGATGGCCATGTTAGCGGAACAAGAACCCCAAGTAGCACAAGCTATTCAAGAAGCAGATTTAGTCATTCCTGATGGTGCAGGAGTTGTGATTTATTTAAAGTTCCGAAGGAAACAACAAAAACGCTGTCCAGGAATTGAATTAGCAGAATCTTTGATTAAACAATTAGGGACAAACCCACAAGAATTTTCTATCGCTTTCTATGGGGGAAAACCAGGAGTTACGAAAGCAGCAGCGACTCAATGGCAACAAAAAATCCCTAATATTTCTATTATAACCTCTCATGGTTATTTGTCCCCCGAAGAGGAAATAACTTGGCAACAAACCCTAAAAGATAAACAACCCAGACTCATTTTGGTGGGGTTAGGAGTTCCCCGTCAGGAATATTGGATACGTCAACACCGTTATTTGTGTCCCCAGTCCATTTGGATAGGGGTTGGAGGCAGTTTTGACATTTGGTCAGGTACAAAAACCCGTGCGCCAAAATTATTACGAGAAAACAACTTAGAATGGCTATATCGATTGTATCAAGAGCCTTGGCGTTGGCGACGAATGTTAGCCTTACCTCAATTTTTGATTAAAGCTTTGTTGAGTTAA
- a CDS encoding XisH family protein — MPAKDIFLDTVKNALIKEGWTITDDPLYLDYGGVDMYVDLGAEKLIAAEKDQEKIAVEIKSFNRPSLISEFHGALGQFLNYRLVLEDIEPERKVYLAISEDVYEAFFTLVFTQKAVEKYQIKLIIYDINQEVIKQWKN, encoded by the coding sequence ATGCCAGCTAAGGATATCTTTCTTGATACCGTTAAAAATGCTCTAATTAAAGAAGGTTGGACTATTACTGATGACCCTCTCTATCTTGATTATGGAGGGGTTGATATGTATGTTGATTTAGGAGCAGAAAAATTAATTGCTGCCGAAAAAGATCAAGAAAAAATTGCTGTAGAAATTAAAAGTTTTAACCGTCCTTCTTTAATTTCTGAATTTCATGGAGCTTTAGGACAGTTTCTGAATTATCGCCTTGTATTAGAAGATATTGAACCAGAAAGGAAAGTTTATTTAGCGATTAGTGAAGATGTTTATGAAGCTTTTTTTACGCTAGTTTTTACTCAAAAAGCGGTAGAAAAATATCAAATAAAGCTCATTATTTATGATATTAATCAAGAGGTAATTAAACAATGGAAAAACTAG
- a CDS encoding XisI protein: MEKLENYRDLVKKLINKYGQYKPKYGDIEVQKIFDIQGDHYQLMNVGWHGNRRLRGCVLQIDLKNDKIWIQHDGTEIGVANELVEWGVPKEDIVLAYHAPYKRQYTGFAVD; encoded by the coding sequence ATGGAAAAACTAGAAAATTATAGAGATTTGGTCAAAAAACTAATCAATAAATATGGACAATATAAACCTAAATATGGAGATATTGAAGTCCAAAAAATCTTTGATATCCAAGGAGATCACTATCAACTGATGAATGTGGGATGGCATGGAAATCGACGTTTAAGAGGTTGTGTTTTGCAAATTGACCTGAAAAACGACAAAATTTGGATACAACATGATGGTACAGAAATTGGCGTTGCTAACGAATTAGTAGAATGGGGTGTTCCCAAAGAAGATATTGTATTAGCATATCATGCCCCTTATAAACGTCAATATACTGGATTTGCCGTTGATTGA